One stretch of Gemmatimonadaceae bacterium DNA includes these proteins:
- a CDS encoding glycosyltransferase family 39 protein, giving the protein MPIRSDLTRGTRPLLWAVLGVGVVFRLISFLDRRSLWYDEAMLSVNVLTRSWSGLLQPLDYEQAAPVPFLWAQKVLVQIAGVNEYSLRFLSLVAGLLVVLMVWRLTREVFAETEALVATALVSLSPMLIRYSNEAKPYEVDALVAVLLVLAAIWVVEDPAPVRRWIVLTCAGVGGLILSIPALFVVAAVGAGLVCAPKVRAVPGWLGRITAVGSAWVATFALQYVFIYQYSAANHPLILYAWEFNFLRPNAPDILERLSFAVTATMSGFLLGTLDEGRWGPVIMAGVTIHTLAAVVLSLLGLVTIARQRGVWLVVMLAGGVVAAAGASAVEKYPISVRLMLFVAPFVLMALSLGIVQAAAWLSARHRRAAVVLLAAAFVGPAFARGVLTSIAPIRRQDAREVVEELQRRRTGRDAVYIYPHAVPSWAFYSPDWSAPEFGRLRWLADIARAGGPAFPANPSRERAVVNEGQNLVYSHGDWLELIGVPTGRVERWGYGGGKAPDDGWAENEATRMRSAGNRVWLFFVPINPGDREPNLSQLQAALERRRGVKRFEFHRREADLYLYEFPSVP; this is encoded by the coding sequence ATGCCCATCCGGTCCGATTTGACACGAGGTACGCGCCCGCTGCTCTGGGCCGTACTCGGCGTCGGTGTCGTGTTTCGCCTCATCTCGTTTCTCGATCGACGGTCGCTCTGGTACGACGAGGCGATGCTCTCAGTCAACGTCCTCACGCGGTCGTGGTCGGGTCTTCTGCAGCCGCTTGACTACGAGCAGGCGGCGCCCGTGCCCTTCCTTTGGGCGCAGAAGGTGCTGGTGCAGATCGCCGGGGTGAATGAGTACTCGCTGCGATTTCTCTCCCTCGTCGCCGGCCTGCTCGTCGTCCTGATGGTCTGGAGGCTGACCCGCGAGGTCTTTGCCGAGACCGAGGCGCTGGTGGCCACAGCGCTCGTCAGCTTGTCGCCGATGCTCATCCGGTATTCGAATGAGGCCAAACCGTACGAAGTGGACGCGCTCGTGGCGGTCCTCCTCGTACTGGCCGCCATCTGGGTTGTGGAGGACCCGGCCCCCGTACGTCGTTGGATCGTGCTCACCTGTGCGGGCGTCGGGGGTCTGATTCTCTCGATTCCCGCGCTGTTCGTTGTTGCCGCGGTCGGCGCAGGACTGGTGTGTGCACCCAAGGTGCGTGCCGTCCCGGGATGGTTGGGCAGAATCACCGCGGTAGGCAGTGCGTGGGTGGCCACGTTCGCGCTCCAGTACGTCTTCATCTATCAGTACTCGGCCGCCAACCATCCGCTCATTTTGTATGCGTGGGAGTTCAACTTCCTGCGCCCGAACGCGCCGGATATTCTCGAGCGTCTGTCCTTCGCCGTGACCGCGACGATGTCCGGGTTTCTGCTGGGGACGCTGGACGAAGGACGATGGGGTCCGGTGATTATGGCCGGCGTGACCATACACACGCTCGCTGCGGTGGTGCTCTCTCTTCTTGGGTTGGTCACGATCGCCAGACAGCGCGGAGTCTGGCTGGTGGTGATGCTCGCAGGCGGAGTCGTGGCGGCCGCCGGAGCCTCTGCGGTCGAGAAGTATCCCATCTCGGTTCGGTTGATGTTGTTCGTCGCGCCGTTCGTACTCATGGCGCTCTCGCTGGGCATCGTGCAGGCCGCCGCATGGCTGTCGGCTCGGCATCGGCGAGCCGCCGTCGTTCTTTTGGCGGCTGCATTTGTCGGGCCGGCGTTCGCCCGCGGAGTCCTGACCTCTATTGCACCCATACGGCGGCAAGATGCCCGGGAGGTCGTCGAAGAACTTCAGCGGCGGCGCACCGGCCGGGACGCCGTCTACATCTATCCGCACGCCGTGCCGTCGTGGGCGTTCTATTCGCCGGACTGGTCAGCGCCAGAGTTCGGGCGTCTGCGGTGGCTCGCCGACATCGCACGTGCGGGTGGGCCGGCGTTCCCTGCAAACCCCAGCCGCGAGCGGGCCGTCGTAAATGAAGGCCAGAATCTGGTCTATTCGCACGGCGACTGGCTCGAGCTCATCGGTGTGCCAACCGGACGCGTGGAGCGCTGGGGATACGGCGGTGGCAAGGCGCCTGACGACGGCTGGGCGGAGAACGAAGCGACCCGCATGCGGAGCGCCGGGAACCGCGTCTGGCTGTTCTTCGTGCCCATCAATCCCGGAGATCGCGAGCCTAATCTCAGCCAGTTGCAGGCAGCCCTCGAACGCCGTCGCGGCGTGAAGAGGTTCGAGTTCCACCGCCGCGAAGCCGATCTGTATCTCTACGAGTTCCCGTCGGTTCCGTAG
- a CDS encoding tyrosine-type recombinase/integrase translates to MCRLPNRTLELLRAYWRTAAPRPGFGLPRGPWLIATREATGPLHPTSLEKTFAAVLRGSDLKTHASIHTLRHSYATHLLDCGVHLRAIQELLGIRVPRPRRCTRTSRRR, encoded by the coding sequence ATGTGCCGATTGCCGAATCGCACGCTTGAGTTATTGCGCGCGTATTGGCGGACGGCGGCCCCGCGCCCCGGCTTTGGGCTCCCGCGCGGCCCTTGGCTCATTGCGACTCGGGAAGCGACGGGGCCACTGCATCCGACGAGCTTGGAGAAGACCTTCGCCGCGGTCCTGCGCGGGAGCGATCTGAAGACGCATGCCTCCATCCATACCCTCCGGCATTCGTACGCGACGCACCTGCTCGATTGCGGCGTGCATCTGCGCGCGATTCAAGAGTTGTTGGGCATCAGAGTCCCGCGACCACGGCGGTGTACACGCACATCACGCCGCAGGTGA
- a CDS encoding amino acid permease, which translates to MTESLKRTLGSRDLTLLVVGNVIGSGIFLVPASVLKQSGESMPIAIAVWLVGGVLSLMGALSYAELGGMDPGAGGLYAYIRDGFGAFPAFLYGWTLFFVIGAGTIATLAVAAADYMTQFTPMSPMQKSIVAVTLIVIMAVINVRGTKGSASVQNLATGIKVLAILAMSALLFMMGKGSTMTAVAHTVSTVSVSGVGLSIISVLWAYEGWQYVTFVAGEAKDPQRTIPRALIIGTLILIGIYIIANFAYVAALGTARMAASDRVAGEAVAEVLGPTAGKAIALAIIISMYSAAHATVITVPRVYFAMARDGLFFRKLTEIHPTYGTPAVAVVTSCAWAAVLAMTGTFQQLLTYVVFIGWIFYALGAAAVIALRIKRPDAARPFRVPGYPVTPALFVLAAAVIVGNTVISQPGQAAIGIGVVMLGAPAYLVWKRRLAR; encoded by the coding sequence ATGACTGAATCCCTGAAACGCACGCTGGGCAGCCGAGACCTGACGCTGCTGGTGGTTGGCAATGTGATCGGTTCCGGGATTTTCCTGGTTCCCGCGTCGGTGTTGAAGCAGAGTGGCGAATCGATGCCCATCGCGATTGCGGTGTGGCTGGTGGGCGGCGTGCTGAGCTTGATGGGCGCGCTGTCGTACGCGGAGTTGGGAGGCATGGACCCGGGGGCGGGTGGCCTGTACGCGTACATTCGCGACGGGTTTGGCGCGTTTCCGGCGTTCCTGTACGGGTGGACCCTGTTCTTTGTGATTGGGGCCGGCACGATTGCCACGTTGGCGGTGGCCGCCGCCGATTACATGACGCAGTTCACGCCCATGTCGCCCATGCAGAAGAGCATTGTCGCGGTGACGCTGATCGTGATCATGGCGGTGATCAACGTGCGCGGCACCAAAGGCAGCGCGTCGGTGCAGAACCTGGCCACTGGTATCAAGGTGCTGGCCATTCTGGCCATGAGTGCCCTGCTCTTCATGATGGGCAAGGGCTCCACCATGACGGCCGTGGCCCACACGGTGTCAACCGTGTCGGTGTCGGGCGTGGGGCTGTCCATCATCTCGGTGCTGTGGGCATACGAGGGGTGGCAGTACGTGACCTTTGTGGCGGGCGAAGCGAAGGACCCGCAGCGCACCATTCCGCGCGCGCTGATTATCGGCACGCTGATTCTGATTGGCATCTATATCATTGCCAACTTCGCGTATGTAGCCGCGCTCGGCACGGCGCGCATGGCGGCGTCCGATCGCGTGGCCGGCGAGGCGGTGGCCGAGGTGCTTGGGCCGACGGCGGGGAAAGCGATTGCACTGGCCATCATCATTTCGATGTACAGCGCTGCGCACGCCACGGTGATCACGGTGCCGCGCGTGTATTTCGCGATGGCCCGTGACGGATTGTTCTTTCGGAAGCTCACCGAGATTCATCCCACGTACGGCACGCCGGCGGTGGCCGTGGTGACGAGTTGTGCGTGGGCGGCGGTGTTGGCCATGACGGGGACGTTCCAGCAGTTGCTGACGTACGTGGTGTTCATCGGCTGGATTTTCTACGCGCTGGGTGCCGCGGCGGTGATTGCGCTGCGCATCAAGCGCCCGGATGCCGCGCGGCCGTTTCGCGTGCCGGGCTATCCGGTCACGCCGGCCCTGTTCGTGCTGGCGGCGGCGGTGATTGTCGGCAACACGGTGATCTCGCAGCCTGGGCAAGCGGCCATTGGCATTGGCGTGGTGATGCTGGGAGCGCCGGCGTATCTGGTGTGGAAGCGGCGGTTGGCGCGGTAG
- a CDS encoding N(G),N(G)-dimethylarginine dimethylaminohydrolase, whose amino-acid sequence MFSRFTQAIVRPPARNFASGLTTVDIGVPDVDRALAQHAAYCSALERNGCALITLPADDRYPDSTFVEDTALILPGKGAMLTLPGAASRAGEVDAIRDAVCRFFPNAPQIVAPGTLDAGDVCEAGTHVFIGISHRTNAEGARQLTAWLATHGVTASTVDIRDTPGILHFKSGVVAIEENRLVAIGALASHPEFRDYDVVRVPAGEEYAANCVRVNDVVFVADDYPHTHAMLRTLGYTLEILDMSEYAKMDGGLSCLSLRF is encoded by the coding sequence ATGTTCAGTCGCTTCACGCAGGCCATCGTCCGCCCGCCCGCCCGCAACTTTGCCAGCGGACTCACCACCGTGGACATTGGAGTGCCCGACGTGGACCGCGCGCTGGCGCAGCATGCCGCCTATTGCTCGGCGCTCGAACGCAACGGCTGTGCGCTCATCACGCTGCCCGCCGACGATCGCTACCCCGATTCGACATTTGTCGAGGACACGGCACTCATCCTGCCGGGGAAGGGCGCCATGCTAACCCTGCCCGGCGCCGCCAGCCGAGCCGGTGAAGTGGACGCCATTCGTGACGCGGTGTGCCGGTTCTTCCCCAATGCGCCGCAGATTGTCGCGCCCGGCACGCTTGACGCTGGCGACGTGTGCGAAGCGGGCACGCATGTGTTCATCGGCATTTCGCACCGCACCAACGCCGAGGGCGCGCGTCAGCTCACCGCTTGGCTGGCCACCCATGGCGTGACCGCCAGCACCGTGGACATTCGCGACACGCCGGGCATCCTGCATTTCAAGAGCGGCGTGGTGGCCATTGAGGAAAACCGACTGGTTGCGATCGGGGCACTGGCCTCGCATCCGGAGTTTCGCGACTACGACGTGGTGCGCGTTCCCGCCGGCGAGGAGTACGCGGCCAATTGTGTGCGCGTCAATGACGTGGTGTTCGTGGCCGATGACTATCCGCACACCCACGCCATGCTGCGCACGCTGGGCTACACGCTCGAGATTCTGGACATGAGCGAGTACGCCAAGATGGACGGTGGGTTGAGCTGTCTTTCGTTGCGCTTCTAA
- the ppk2 gene encoding polyphosphate kinase 2, whose translation MDNRPSREPAMSVAVDKLKRSIYEAKLAELHFELVKMQYWIKETGQKVVLLFEGRDAAGKGGAIKCISEPLNPRGCRIVALGTPTEREKSQWYFQRYVAHLPAAGEIVLFDRSWYNRAGVERVMGFCTDEQYTEFMRACPEFERMLVHSGITLIKFWFSVSDEEQDRRFEERSGNPARRWKLSPMDLESMSRWEDYSKAKDEMFLHTDIKQAPWWTVEADDKRRARLNCINHVLQSVPYTDVIPPPLEVPRRRKVKGGYVRPPRTDQNYVRDLAL comes from the coding sequence ATGGATAACCGTCCTTCACGAGAACCCGCCATGTCCGTCGCCGTCGATAAACTCAAGCGCAGCATTTACGAAGCGAAGCTGGCCGAACTGCACTTCGAACTGGTGAAGATGCAGTACTGGATCAAGGAGACCGGCCAGAAGGTGGTGCTGCTGTTTGAAGGGCGCGACGCGGCCGGCAAGGGTGGCGCCATCAAGTGCATCAGCGAGCCGCTCAATCCGCGCGGCTGTCGCATCGTGGCGCTGGGCACACCTACCGAGCGCGAGAAATCGCAGTGGTACTTCCAGCGCTACGTGGCACACCTGCCGGCGGCCGGCGAGATCGTGTTGTTCGATCGCAGCTGGTACAACCGCGCCGGCGTGGAACGCGTGATGGGCTTCTGCACCGACGAGCAGTACACCGAGTTCATGCGCGCCTGTCCCGAGTTCGAGCGCATGCTGGTGCACTCGGGGATCACGCTCATCAAGTTCTGGTTCTCGGTGAGCGACGAGGAGCAGGATCGACGGTTCGAGGAGCGGTCGGGCAATCCGGCGCGACGGTGGAAACTGAGTCCCATGGATCTCGAGTCGATGAGCCGGTGGGAGGACTACTCCAAGGCCAAGGACGAGATGTTCCTGCACACGGATATCAAGCAGGCGCCGTGGTGGACGGTGGAGGCCGACGACAAGCGTCGTGCGCGACTGAACTGCATCAACCACGTCCTGCAGTCGGTGCCCTACACCGACGTGATTCCGCCGCCGCTGGAGGTGCCGCGCCGACGCAAGGTGAAGGGCGGCTATGTGCGTCCTCCCCGTACCGATCAGAACTACGTGCGCGATCTGGCGCTGTAA
- a CDS encoding energy transducer TonB: MSGTIIGRVVVSSSAGGPPRSTPTRVTPRLHIDMAGRVVDVDLGSGSGYDEVDRSIQASMRAQRFSPALLDGKPAEVWLSANKAELVR, translated from the coding sequence ATGTCAGGAACCATCATCGGTCGAGTGGTGGTCAGTTCCTCTGCGGGCGGACCGCCACGCTCGACCCCCACGCGCGTTACACCGCGACTGCACATCGACATGGCCGGGCGGGTCGTGGACGTCGACCTGGGGTCGGGCTCGGGGTATGACGAGGTCGACCGGTCCATTCAGGCGAGTATGCGTGCCCAGCGTTTTTCCCCGGCCCTGCTGGACGGAAAGCCGGCGGAAGTCTGGTTATCCGCCAATAAGGCGGAGCTGGTGCGGTGA
- a CDS encoding dienelactone hydrolase family protein, which translates to MNSSRQLARAVVVVLVALQAQSVAHAQALTSVTSLYVTYSTRKVTINPTGDMKARIDSVDRDLQVASRNGRTGEVRRLLAKGNALLSNRPWTDAADFNASLLLRSDRVVVESRKPYTVRLEQLFAPAIDLTRALSAHATLTARPANSPPTQPAVLVKELGRYDGVSRDLRESPLAMEFDLRDVADGRYTVVVEIADSARALGSATLGIVVHKGIDETVSRLESAASRAPESLRAEILFPVDRMRHVNRGLLELRSWDFDRDFSATDSLVSVVQKGKDPFAKRTGDMKRHYLLAAANEVMPYRLYVPTAYSPAKSMPLIVALHGLGQTEDSFFDAYGRKLPELSEQQGYIMVAPLGYRVDGGYGWGVATPPVDPVARRSAELSEMDVMQVLAEVRKLYNIDANRIYLMGHSLGAIGTWKVAAKYPDVWAAIGAFSGQGAATTMERMKRIPAFVVHGDNDPTVNVRGSRTMVDAMKALNVDYSYIEVPGGNHTNVVEPNLAGMVQFFNARKKGAP; encoded by the coding sequence ATGAATTCTTCCCGCCAACTCGCCCGCGCCGTCGTCGTGGTACTGGTGGCCCTCCAGGCGCAATCGGTGGCCCACGCGCAGGCGCTCACCAGCGTCACCTCGCTCTACGTGACGTACAGCACGCGCAAGGTCACCATCAATCCCACCGGTGACATGAAGGCGCGCATCGACTCGGTGGATCGCGACCTGCAGGTGGCCAGTCGGAATGGGCGTACCGGCGAAGTGCGTCGGCTGTTGGCCAAGGGCAACGCGCTGCTGTCCAACCGACCGTGGACCGATGCGGCCGACTTCAACGCCTCGCTGCTGTTGCGCTCCGATCGGGTGGTGGTGGAGTCACGGAAACCGTACACGGTGCGCCTGGAGCAACTGTTTGCCCCGGCCATCGACCTGACACGCGCCTTGTCGGCCCACGCGACGCTCACGGCGAGACCCGCCAACAGCCCACCCACCCAGCCCGCAGTGCTGGTGAAGGAGCTGGGTCGCTATGATGGCGTGAGTCGCGACCTCCGTGAGTCGCCCTTGGCGATGGAGTTCGACCTGCGCGATGTGGCCGACGGGCGGTACACCGTGGTGGTGGAGATCGCAGACTCCGCGCGGGCGCTGGGCAGCGCGACACTGGGCATCGTGGTGCACAAGGGGATCGACGAAACGGTGAGTCGGTTGGAGAGTGCCGCGAGCCGCGCGCCGGAATCGTTGCGCGCGGAAATCCTGTTTCCGGTGGACCGCATGCGCCATGTGAATCGCGGACTGCTGGAGCTGCGGTCGTGGGATTTTGACCGGGATTTTTCCGCCACCGATTCGCTGGTGTCCGTGGTGCAGAAGGGCAAAGACCCCTTTGCGAAACGCACCGGCGACATGAAACGACATTACTTGCTCGCGGCCGCGAACGAGGTGATGCCCTACCGGCTGTATGTGCCCACGGCATACTCGCCGGCGAAATCGATGCCGCTGATTGTCGCCCTGCATGGGTTGGGACAGACAGAGGATTCCTTCTTCGACGCGTACGGCCGGAAGTTGCCGGAGTTGTCCGAACAGCAGGGCTACATCATGGTGGCACCGCTGGGCTATCGGGTGGATGGCGGCTACGGATGGGGCGTGGCCACGCCACCCGTTGACCCGGTGGCCAGGCGCAGCGCGGAGTTGAGCGAGATGGATGTGATGCAGGTACTGGCCGAAGTGCGCAAACTCTACAACATCGATGCGAATCGCATCTACCTGATGGGTCACTCGTTGGGCGCCATCGGCACCTGGAAAGTGGCCGCCAAGTATCCGGACGTCTGGGCGGCCATTGGCGCGTTTTCCGGACAGGGTGCCGCCACCACCATGGAGCGCATGAAGCGCATTCCGGCTTTCGTGGTGCATGGCGACAACGACCCCACCGTGAATGTCCGCGGTTCGCGCACCATGGTGGACGCGATGAAAGCGCTCAATGTGGATTACAGCTACATCGAGGTGCCTGGCGGCAATCACACGAATGTGGTGGAGCCCAACCTGGCGGGCATGGTGCAATTCTTCAATGCGCGTAAGAAGGGCGCTCCGTAG
- a CDS encoding two pore domain potassium channel family protein, giving the protein MEVAIPRQRLLGQKLREYSIITWFFERVFWLLHQLSPSRLVRRSRVAHVSSMAFRDDPHGSTVRRSRRVEGYIIAWFVVELGLLGAAAIELGWPLWIPRTLAIVRILDIFQSSVNMSVFDQLRTEERLVISSAVRTLVLSFLNYVELFVCFGILYTTYADSLVGSAGWLDDLYFSAVTQLTIGYGDIRPVGWARFVSVVQGLISIAFTVLMLGRIVSVLPKIESVMKHSGEE; this is encoded by the coding sequence TTGGAGGTTGCCATTCCGCGTCAGCGTTTGCTGGGACAGAAGCTTCGCGAGTACTCGATCATCACGTGGTTCTTCGAGCGCGTGTTCTGGTTGCTGCATCAACTCTCGCCAAGCCGACTGGTGCGGCGCAGTCGGGTGGCGCACGTCAGCTCGATGGCGTTCCGCGACGATCCACACGGGTCCACGGTGCGGCGTTCCCGTCGCGTGGAGGGCTACATCATCGCGTGGTTCGTGGTGGAGCTGGGACTGCTGGGCGCGGCGGCCATCGAGTTGGGTTGGCCGCTGTGGATTCCGCGGACCCTGGCCATCGTGCGCATCCTCGACATCTTCCAGTCGTCGGTGAACATGAGCGTGTTCGACCAGTTGCGCACGGAAGAACGCCTGGTGATCTCCTCGGCCGTGCGTACGCTGGTGTTGAGTTTCCTCAACTATGTCGAGCTGTTCGTGTGTTTCGGCATCCTGTACACGACGTATGCCGATTCGTTGGTGGGATCGGCCGGATGGCTGGACGATCTGTATTTCAGCGCCGTCACGCAGCTCACCATCGGCTACGGCGACATCCGGCCGGTAGGATGGGCGCGGTTTGTGAGCGTGGTGCAGGGGCTTATTTCCATCGCCTTCACGGTGCTGATGCTGGGCCGGATTGTGTCGGTGCTGCCGAAAATCGAAAGCGTGATGAAGCACTCGGGCGAGGAGTGA
- a CDS encoding DUF4136 domain-containing protein, translated as MTHRLFVRLLAAAPFVVASACATVSVGADHEAGVRFDQYRTFGWEGRDALPVGDPRLDNNPFFDSRVRGAVELELAAKGLRLVTESPDLLIHYHASVQQRVDVIKRDEGRGYTTPDYGQPSTVVEFEEGTIIVDVAEAKSKKILWRGWAQTDVGGLMDRPREMEKRISESMRRMIKNFPRNP; from the coding sequence ATGACCCATCGCCTGTTCGTGCGGCTGCTTGCCGCTGCTCCGTTTGTCGTTGCCAGCGCCTGCGCCACCGTCAGCGTCGGCGCCGACCATGAAGCGGGCGTCCGCTTTGACCAGTACCGAACATTCGGCTGGGAAGGTCGCGACGCGCTGCCCGTGGGCGATCCGCGTCTGGATAACAATCCGTTCTTCGACTCCCGCGTGCGTGGCGCCGTGGAACTGGAACTCGCGGCCAAGGGGCTTCGCCTCGTGACCGAGTCGCCCGACCTGCTCATTCACTACCACGCCAGCGTGCAGCAGCGCGTGGACGTGATCAAGCGCGACGAGGGGCGCGGCTACACCACACCGGACTACGGCCAGCCCAGTACGGTGGTGGAGTTCGAGGAAGGCACCATCATCGTTGATGTCGCCGAGGCGAAATCGAAGAAGATTCTGTGGCGTGGGTGGGCGCAGACTGATGTGGGCGGGTTGATGGATCGGCCGCGCGAGATGGAGAAGCGCATCAGCGAATCCATGCGCCGAATGATCAAGAACTTTCCGCGGAATCCGTGA